GCGTCCCGTTTCCAGCGAAGACGCCATGACCGCCGACTGGGCTCGGCTACCCTACGACGTGCTCGAACGGATCTCCACACGGATCACCAACGAGGTAGCCGAGGTGAACCGGGTGGTGCTGGACGTGACCAGCAAGCCACCGGGGACCATCGAGTGGGAGTGAACGACACGGGACCTGGGGGTTGGTAGCAGTGTGGATCGCGGGCGTGGTGTTGCTGGTTGTCGCGGTCGCTGCCTTCTTCTACATGAAGCACACGCGCGACGAACTGCACGCCATGATCGGCACTGAGACGTTCTCGATCCCCGAACTGGAGCGGTATCGCGCCGCCTCCGACGAGCTCGGAGGCAAGGGCGCGTTCCGTAAGACGGCCGAGGTCGTGGGCGCCGCGCATCCCAGGCCCGAGGGACCGCTGACGGCTGAGCTGTCGAAGGTGGAGTGCGTCTGGTACCGCTACCGCATCGACCGGCACTACGAGGTGATCGAGTACCGGGACGGCAAGCGGTACCGGCGCAAGCGCACCGAACGGGTCGCCGAGCACACCTCGCACGAGGGCTACGCGCTGATCGACGACGAGGGCCGCACGATCGGGGTCGACCCGAACGGCACCAACCCCGACGGGGTGGAGCAGACCGTCAGCCGGTTCGAGCCCCATCGGGGCCAGCAGGGCAGCATCGAGCTGTTCGGCATCAAGCTGCCCGCGTTGTTCGGTCGGGGTGACAGCACCATCGGCTACGACTACAAGGAGTGGGTCATCCGCCCCGGCCAGCGGCTGTACATCCTCGGCGAGGTCCACGACCGCATCGGCCCCCTCGTGATCGGCAAGCCGAGGGAGAAGGGTCACTTCATCATCTCCACCCGCACGGAGGAGGAGCTGCGGCAGCTGCGGGTCCGGCGGCACAAGTTCCTGGCGATCGGCACGGTGGCGAGCACGGTCGTGGGGCTCGGGCTGATCGTGGCGGATCTGTTCGTCTAGCCGACCGGAGCCGTCAGCGTTCGCGTTTCCGGGGCCGCATCGACGACACCAGCATGAGCACTCCCACGGCGACGGCTCCGCCCGCCAACAGCCAGCGCAGGGCCACCTCCCCGAGCCAGGTGTGGGCGTCGGTGAGGATGTAGAACGAGACGAACAGCGTCGCGATGCCCGCGAGCAGGGAGAACAGGTCCCACGTGCGTGGCGCGGACTTTCGGCCGTCGTCAGCCACGGAGTACCTCCACATTCCCCGCTCCGGTCTGAGCGGTCAGCGTGATCCGGGGTCCACCTTCGCCGTCGACGCCGTAGTCGACGCCGCGAAGCTCGGGAATCCGGATGCCCGTGCGTTCTTGCCCGAGGCATTCCATGGTGCCGACTCCGGCCTCGCAGTTGTACCGGACGTCGGCGTCGGGCGGAACGATCACCGCGAGGTTGCCCACGCCGACGCGCACGGTGGTGGTCACCCGGTCGGTACCGGAGAGCCGGGTCAAGTCGATCAGAAGGTCGCCCGCCGTGCGCTCGTAGACGGGCAGTACCTGCTCGGCCGACGCCGGTGTGGTCTCGAGGTCGCCGAACCCACCCCCGACGTGGGGCAGCGGAACCACACTGAGCACGAGACCCGCGAGCGACAGCGGGACCGCCAGCCACACCAGCCCCCGGCCTCCTCGCCGGAACGAACCGACGACCATGCCGAGGCCCAGCACCGCGAGTACCAGACCCACGACGTGCGCCGGGGTGAACCACGGCACGCCCTCCGCGGCGAGCGCCGCCCCCGCTCCGCCGACGGCCAGCGCCAAACCCATCACCGCGATTCCCACCTTGGACTTCCGGCGGGGTGGTGCGGGCGGCTCCGACTGCGGCGACGGGGCGGGGGAGGTCTCGTCCGGCAACCGCCAGCCCAGGGGATCGGCCCCGAGCGGATCCCAGGTCGGCGGCGCCGACGACACGGGTCGTCCCCACACGCCCGTGTCCCCGGTGACCGTGGTGGTTCCCGCTGTCCCCGCAGCGGGGACGGTGGGCGTCGGGCGGCGGAGGTGCCCCCTGCTGCGGTGCAGCAGATAAAGCGCCGCCACAACGAGCGCCAGCCCGAAGAAAGCGCCCCCGTCGAACCAGCTCCCCGAAAAGCTCCACAGCCACATCGGGACGAGCACCACGCCCAGCGCGAGTGCGAACCCCTTCGGCATCGAACTCTGTCCCTGCCCGAAGAGGCTCTCGATCCCCGACACCTCGTCCCCCTCGCCGGGGAGGAGCAGCCAACCGAGCAGATAGACGGCGAGCCCGATTCCCCCGAACACCGTCAACACGACGAACGCCACTCGTACGACGGTCGGGTCGATGCCGTAGCGGTATCCGATACCGGACGCCACTCCCGCCAACTTGCGGCCGTGGTGTGGACGCCGGGGTCGGGAGACCCAGAAGTCCTTCACCGTGTCCTCGAAGCCTTCGATGCGCTTCGCGGAGTCCGTCGTGTTCATGCGAACAGCATGCTCGACTCCCCCGCCGCGGACATCGGGGAGTAACCCTGATCCTTCCTCGGGGGCGGGCCAGGGGGTCCGGGATGCTCTCAGGGGTTTCCCCGATGACCTCGGGGTCCGACCGTGTGACGATGGCTGTGTGGAGGAGCAGGTGACCGGCGAACCGGGGGCCGAGGAGACGCGGGAGCCGCCCGAGAACGGGGCGTCCGAGTCGATGCCCTCGCGGACGGGGGCCGCGAGCGAGGCGGGTGTGTCCGTGACATCTGCCGGCGGAAGGCGTCTTCCCTCAGCGGGGGAGCTCGACGAGCCGCCGAAGATGTACCGGCGCCGTACGGGCCGGGCGCTCGCCGGTGTCGC
The window above is part of the Saccharomonospora glauca K62 genome. Proteins encoded here:
- a CDS encoding PspC domain-containing protein, producing the protein MNTTDSAKRIEGFEDTVKDFWVSRPRRPHHGRKLAGVASGIGYRYGIDPTVVRVAFVVLTVFGGIGLAVYLLGWLLLPGEGDEVSGIESLFGQGQSSMPKGFALALGVVLVPMWLWSFSGSWFDGGAFFGLALVVAALYLLHRSRGHLRRPTPTVPAAGTAGTTTVTGDTGVWGRPVSSAPPTWDPLGADPLGWRLPDETSPAPSPQSEPPAPPRRKSKVGIAVMGLALAVGGAGAALAAEGVPWFTPAHVVGLVLAVLGLGMVVGSFRRGGRGLVWLAVPLSLAGLVLSVVPLPHVGGGFGDLETTPASAEQVLPVYERTAGDLLIDLTRLSGTDRVTTTVRVGVGNLAVIVPPDADVRYNCEAGVGTMECLGQERTGIRIPELRGVDYGVDGEGGPRITLTAQTGAGNVEVLRG
- a CDS encoding E3 ubiquitin ligase family protein, which gives rise to MWIAGVVLLVVAVAAFFYMKHTRDELHAMIGTETFSIPELERYRAASDELGGKGAFRKTAEVVGAAHPRPEGPLTAELSKVECVWYRYRIDRHYEVIEYRDGKRYRRKRTERVAEHTSHEGYALIDDEGRTIGVDPNGTNPDGVEQTVSRFEPHRGQQGSIELFGIKLPALFGRGDSTIGYDYKEWVIRPGQRLYILGEVHDRIGPLVIGKPREKGHFIISTRTEEELRQLRVRRHKFLAIGTVASTVVGLGLIVADLFV